The Aedes aegypti strain LVP_AGWG chromosome 3, AaegL5.0 Primary Assembly, whole genome shotgun sequence genome contains a region encoding:
- the LOC5567234 gene encoding larval/pupal cuticle protein H1C, whose protein sequence is MAFKFVVFLASLAVASAGYLEAPAVSYAAPVAHYSPASSVSYSSLSHATPLAYAAPVAKTVAYSSPAVGATHESTIRGHDATISHQSKAIDTAFSSVRKSDTRITNEAPKLAYASYAAPAVHTSYAAPAVATYAHAAPAVATYAAPVAVAKQVSYAAPAYQTYAHAAPAVATYAHAAPVVAAHATKTLTYSPAVEVAHVSYDGTHAHYGW, encoded by the exons ATGGCATTCAAG TTTGTCGTCTTCCTTGCTTCTCTGGCCGTCGCCAGCGCTGGATACCTGGAAGCCCCAGCAGTGTCGTACGCCGCTCCAGTGGCCCACTACTCGCCAGCCTCCTCGGTGAGCTACAGCAGCCTGTCGCACGCCACTCCTCTGGCCTATGCCGCTCCAGTTGCCAAGACTGTTGCCTACTCGAGCCCAGCCGTTGGAGCCACCCATGAGAGCACCATCCGTGGACATGATGCCACCATCTCCCATCAATCCAAGGCCATCGATACCGCTTTCTCCAGTGTCCGCAAGTCTGACACCCGCATCACCAACGAAGCCCCCAAGTTGGCCTATGCTTCCTACGCCGCCCCAGCTGTCCACACCTCCTATGCTGCGCCAGCTGTTGCCACCTATGCCCATGCCGCTCCAGCTGTGGCCACTTATGCTGCCCCAGTTGCCGTCGCTAAGCAAGTGAGCTATGCTGCCCCAGCTTACCAGACCTACGCTCATGCTGCCCCAGCTGTGGCCACCTATGCCCATGCTGCCCCAGTTGTTGCCGCCCACGCCACCAAGACCCTGACCTACTCGCCAGCTGTGGAGGTCGCCCATGTCAGCTACGACGGAACTCATGCCCATTATGGCTGGTAA